Proteins from a genomic interval of Thunnus thynnus chromosome 5, fThuThy2.1, whole genome shotgun sequence:
- the cpt1b gene encoding carnitine O-palmitoyltransferase 1, muscle isoform isoform X1 → MAEAHQAVGFQFTVRPDGVDLKLSQEVVKNIYLSGVTAWKKRAIQFKNGVLAGVYPASPFSWLIVVIAMMSTLYIRIDPSLGMIDVIKENLPHRDYMSVQTRAVLSAILFATGLWLFLIYLLRYTLKGLLSYHGWIFESHGKMSSSTKVWLSLVKMFSGRRPLLYSFQASLPRLPVPSVVDTIQRYLESVRPLLDSEKYNQMEILANAFKDSEAAQLQRYLIIKSWWATNYVSDWWEEYIYLRGRGPIMVNSNFYIMDLLYMTPTHRQAARAGNVVHAMLQYRRKLERGEHAPLRALGTVPMCSTQMERMFNTTRIPGIETDIVQHLTDRKHLVVYHKGRFFQLWLYTGGRHLLPSELETQFQRILNDTSEPQPGELKLAALTAGNRVPWARARIKYFSQGVNKVSLDAIESAAFFLALDDEPQGYDPAKTNSLDSYAKSLLHGKCYDRWFDKSFTLISYPNGKMGVNVEHSWADAPIVGHMWEYVLATDCLHLGYTEEGHCKGDVNKGLPYPTRLQWQIPKECQEVIETSYLSAKQIADDVDFHGYVFADFGKGLIKKCRTSPDAFIQLALQLAQFRDKGVFCLTYESSMTRMFRDGRTETVRSCTSEAVAFVRAMEDAGATKTQRLALFRKAADKHQNMYRLAMTGAGIDRHLFCLYIVSKYLGVDSPFLTQVLSEPWKLSTSQTPQQQLNLVDINKFPKYVGAGGGFGPVADDGYGVSYIIVGENLITFHISSKFSSPDTDSYQFGQHIQKAMIDIQALFKPENDKKTVEHAKHVQLENGKKHI, encoded by the exons GCATAGACCCCTCTCTTGGAATGATTGATGTCATCAAAGAAAATCTGCCGCACAG AGACTATATGTCAGTGCAGACCCGAGCGGTGCTGAGTGCCATCCTGTTTGCAACTGGACTGTGGCTGTTCCTCATCTATCTCTTGAGATACACTCTGAAAGGTCTACTGTCCTACCATGGCTGGATTTTTGAATCCCATGGAAAAATGAGCTCATCCACCAAAGTGTGGTTG AGCCTGGTGAAGATGTTCTCTGGACGCAGGCCACTACTTTACAGCTTCCAGGCCTCCTTACCCAGACTCCCTGTTCCCAGTGTGGTTGATACAATTCAGAGG TACCTTGAGTCAGTTCGTCCTCTGCTGGACAGTGAAAAGTACAATCAAATGGAGATTTTGGCCAATGCCTTTAAAGATTCCGAGGCAGCCCAGCTCCAGAGATATTTAATCATAAAATCCTGGTGGGCAACAAATTAC GTAAGTGATTGGTGGGAGGAGTACATCTACCTCAGGGGCAGGGGCCCTATCATGGTCAACAGTAACTTCTATATAATG GACCTCTTGTACATGACTCCAACACATCGACAGGCTGCACGGGCAGGAAATGTGGTCCATGCCATGCTGCAGTACAGACGCAAACTGGAGCGTGGTGAACATGCACCG CTGAGGGCTTTGGGGACTGTTCCTATGTGTTCCACTCAGATGGAGAGGATGTTTAACACCACCCGCATCCCTGGCATTGAAACAG ATATTGTGCAGCACCTGACTGACCGAAAGCACCTGGTTGTGTACCATAAGGGCCGGTTCTTCCAATTGTGGTTGTACACTGGAGGACGCCACCTTTTACCCAGTGAACTTGAGACACAGTTTCAAAGGATTCTCAATGATACATCAGAGCCACAACCTGGGGAACTTAAATTAGCTGCCCTGACTGCAGGAAACag AGTTCCCTGGGCGCGGGCTCGGATTAAATATTTCAGCCAGGGAGTGAACAAAGTGTCCCTGGATGCCATTGAGTCAGCTGCCTTCTTCCTGGCGTTAGATGACGAACCACAGGGTTATGACCCTGCAAAGACCAATTCGCTTGACAGTTATGCCAAGTCCCTGCTTCATGGAAAATGTTATGACAG gtGGTTTGACAAGTCTTTCACCCTGATCTCTTATCCAAATGGAAAAATGGGTGTAAATGTTGAACATTCTTGGGCTGATGCACCAATTGTAGGACATATGTGGGAG tATGTCCTTGCAACAGACTGCTTACATCTCGGCTACACAGAGGAGGGACACTGCAAAGGAGATGTGAACAAGGGCCTGCCTTATCCCACTCGACTACAGTGGCAGATTCCAAAGGAG TGCCAAGAAGTCATTGAGACTTCATACCTATCAGCCAAACAGATAGCTGATGATGTGGACTTCCATGGCTATGTGTTTGCTGACTTTGGAAAAGGCCTGATCAAGAAGTGCAGGACCAGCCCTGATGCCTTTATTCAGCTGGCCCTGCAGTTGGCACAGTTCAGG GACAAGGGAGTGTTCTGCTTGACGTATGAGTCATCAATGACTCGTATGTTCAGAGATGGTCGGACAGAGACAGTACGCTCCTGCACCTCTGAAGCTGTTGCATTTGTCAGAGCCATGGAGGATGCAGGTGCAACG AAAACCCAGAGACTTGCCCTGTTTCGGAAGGCAGCAGATAAGCATCAAAACATGTACCGCTTGGCCATGACTGGTGCTGGTATCGACCGTCACCTCTTCTGTCTCTACATAGTGTCCAAATATCTTGGTGTTGACTCACCATTTCTTACACAG GTGCTTTCAGAGCCGTGGAAGTTGTCCACCAGCCAGACCCCTCAGCAGCAGCTCAACTTAGTTGACATCAACAAGTTCCCTAAATATGTGGGTGCAGGTGGTGGATTTGGCCCA GTGGCTGATGATGGTTATGGTGTATCTTATATTATTGTTGGGGAAAACCTCATCACATTCCACATCTCCAGCAAATTCTCCAGCCCTGACACA GACTCGTACCAGTTTGGTCAGCACATTCAGAAGGCCATGATTGACATCCAAGCACTTTTCAAGcctgaaaatgataaaaagacaGTGGAGCACGCAAAGCATGTGCAGCTGGAAAATGGGAAAAAGCACATATAA
- the sephs1 gene encoding selenide, water dikinase 1 gives MSVRESFNPESYELDKNFRLTRFAELKGTGCKVPQEVLQKLLETLQENHYQEDEQFLGAVMPRLGIGMDTCVIPLRHGGLSLVQTTDYIYPIVDDPYMMGRIACANVLSDLYAMGVTECDNMLMLLGVSNKMSEKERDKVMPLIIQGFKDASEEAGTSVTGGQTVLNPWVVMGGVATTVCQPNEFIMPDNAVPGDVLVLTKPLGTQVAVAVHQWLDIPEKWNKIKLVVTQEDVELAYHEAMMNMARLNRTAAGLMHTFNAHAATDITGFGILGHAQTLARQQRSEVSFVIHNLPVLAKMAAVSKACGNMFGLMHGTCPETSGGLLICLPREQAARFCAEIKSPKYGEGHQAWIIGIVEKGNRTARIIDKPRIIEVAPQAATQNVNPTPGATS, from the exons ATGTCGGTGAGGGAGTCCTTTAACCCCGAGAGCTATGAGCTGGACAAGAACTTCAGGCTCACACGTTTTGCTGAGCTCAAGGGCACAGGCTGCAAG GTGCCCCAAGAGGTTTTACAGAAGCTGCTAGAAACCCTACAGGAGAACCACTATCAAGAGGATGAACAGTTCCTCGGAGCAGTTATGCCTCGATTAG GCATAGGAATGGACACCTGTGTGATCCCTCTCAGACATGGAGGCCTTTCACTTGTCCAGACAACAGATTACATCTATCCTATAGTGGATGACCCCTACATGATG GGAAGAATTGCTTGTGCCAATGTTCTAAGTGACCTGTATGCCATGGGAGTGACAGAGTGTGACAACATGTTGATGCTCCTGGGAGTCAGcaacaaaatgtcagagaaG GAGAGAGACAAAGTCATGCCACTGATCATCCAGGGATTCAAGGATGCATCAGAAGAGGCAGGCACATCTGTAACGGGAGGACAGACAGTGCTCAACCCCTGGGTGGTGATGGGGGGAGTTGCAACAACAGTCTGCCAGCCCAACGAATTTATCAT GCCAGACAATGCAGTGCCAGGAGACGTGTTGGTGTTGACCAAGCCATTAGGGACACAAGTGGCTGTTGCAGTACATCAGTGGCTAGATATT CCTGAGAAGTGGAACAAGATCAAGTTAGTGGTAACCCAAGAAGATGTAGAACTTGCTTACCATGAAGCAATGATGAACATGGCTCGGCTCAACAGGACAG CGGCTGGTCTCATGCACACCTTCAACGCTCACGCAGCCACCGATATCACAGGGTTTGGCATCCTTGGCCACGCTCAGACTTTGGCACGACAACAGCGAAGCGAAGTGTCATTTGTCATCCACAACCTCCCAGTGCTTGCCAAGATGGCTGCAGTGTCCAAGGCCTGTGGGAATATGTTTGGACTCATGCACGGCACCTGCCCTGAAacatcag GGGGCCTGCTTATCTGTCTGCCTCGGGAGCAGGCTGCCCGCTTCTGTGCAGAGATCAAATCCCCGAAGTATGGCGAGGGCCACCAGGCATGGATCATAGGGATTGTAGAGAAAGGAAACCGCACTGCTCGCATCATTGACAAACCACGGATCATAGAGGTGGCACCACAAGCTGCCACCCAGAATGTCAACCCAACTCCTGGTGCAACTTCTTAA
- the bend7 gene encoding BEN domain-containing protein 7, whose product MEFGERKRRRKSQSFKLVTDEDFNSSYMMNSSCKDANGEPKDAAVPDHWLGDEGMEIKRQITGMMRLLSDKTSRVYQRAGTEQDSLTKMPPDRHLTWVHQPVPSSLASEDHQINSWNSTGDPGPSPSSISTPIPNGPGCGQYSTRSKALRMLNNTKDLNRVNEANADVVPPAAPETPCCMCNCKGALQAILQELRAMRRLMQTQKASLERQEQAASPCQPRLGPGPAPRRRPRKRRPIYKVAPLTVSVARRSAVSAVEASPLIATPAESGKRDDCDKDQDSSIPNSHPVSSEVLVQPPQNNSETVNKTHNSFLNQPREPHDIESDVRLAEEYDVFISKAQLDSILVNYTRSGSLLFRKLVCAFFNDATLANSLPNGKRKRGLNDNRKGLDQNIVGAIKVFTEKYCTEHRIEKLPGPRDWVQILQDQIKLARRRLKRDAAETEEVLNGPSTSCNYNKPASVEGTVVNMTG is encoded by the exons ATGGAGTTTGgggaaaggaagaggagaaggaagtCACAGAGCTTTAAATTGGTCACGGATGAAG attttaaCTCTTCATATATGATGAATTCCAGCTGCAAAGATGCCAATGGAGAGCCTAAGGATGCTGCTGTGCCTGATC ATTGGCTGGGGGATGAGGGAATGGAGATCAAGAGGCAAATCACAGGAATGATGAGGCTTCTGAGTGATAAGACCAGCAGGGTATATCAACGAGCAGGAACAGAGCAAGACAGCTTAACAAAGATGCCACCGGACAGGCATCTGACCTGGGTACATCAGCCTGTACCTTCATCTCTTGCTTCAGAAGACCACCAGATCAACAGCTGGAACTCTACAGGGGATCCGGGGCCTTCACCTTCATCCATATCCACCCCAATCCCCAACGGTCCAGGCTGTGGCCAGTACAGCACCCGCTCCAAAGCCCTGCGGATGCTCAACAATACCAAGGATCTGAACAGGGTGAATGAGGCTAATG CAGATGTAGTCCCTCCTGCTGCACCAGAAACCCCCTGCTGTATGTGTAACTGCAAAGGCGCCTTGCAGGCTATTTTGCAGGAACTGCGTGCCATGAGGAGGCTGATGCAGACTCAAAAAG CATCCTTGGAAAGGCAGGAACAGGCCGCATCACCATGCCAACCTCGCCTTGGTCCTGGCCCTGCTCCTCGTCGTAGGCCCCGCAAGAGGAGGCCAATCTATAAAGTGGCACCACTGACTGTGTCTGTTGCTAGAAGATCTGCTGTTTCCGCTGTGGAGGCATCACCACTCATTGCTACACCTGCAGAATCTGGAAAGAGGGATGATTGTGATAAGGACCAAGACTCTTCAATACCCAACAGTCATCCCGTCTCTTCTGAGGTTTTAGTGCAGCCACCTCAGAATAATTCAGAAActgtcaacaaaacacacaattctTTCTTGAACCAACCGAGGGAACCACATGACATAGAG TCTGACGTGCGTCTTGCAGAGGAATATGATGTATTTATCTCAAAGGCTCAGCTAGACTCCATTCTGGTCAACTATACACGCTCTGGCAGCCTGCTGTTCCGGAAACTG GTGTGTGCCTTCTTTAATGACGCTACTCTGGCTAACTCTTTGCCAAACGGTAAAAGGAAGAGAGGACTTAATGACAACCGCAAAGGCCTGGACCAGAACATTGTGGGTGCCATTAAAG TGTTTACAGAGAAATACTGCACTGAGCACAGAATAGAGAAGTTGCCTGGGCCACGAGACTGGGTTCAGATCCTTCAAGATCAAATCAAACTTGCCAGGAGGAGGCTGAAAAGAG atgcagcagagacagaagaagtCTTAAATGGACCCTCAACAA GCTGCAACTATAACAAGCCTGCAAGTGTGGAAGGGACAGTGGTGAACATGACTGGTTGA
- the si:dkey-234i14.6 gene encoding uncharacterized protein si:dkey-234i14.6 codes for MDGLQTENAGVGGIGDNAEEKYRALAYDTALSTLVAVAVYVVVKVSLDGIRQWRARISVLIVGSGPVGLTAALVAVRSGKVLKLTVLDERYRTALLCRPQQIALDPRSVKFLLGLGVDFDNMEGCWHNEHFFTRIGVFQEYLLSILEQKKQKVDVKVQLGTKFTEEYLRRIPHNDWPRVIVVADGSCGDSCSVLGISSDYTVESCHAYGANATIERLDQRQVPTPEIRAHSLYFDLSAYGVEALREHRNPTTKPGFHLKIYGTFRNRYMALVCPASDTKMVRFLRHTANSSIMKNIFHQSFNAYKTDIEPRLNDVTLHHMQCSRRLFEIQLSHRRISAAYIEGDNVAVTVEGEAARVLNFDTGCGVNLGMRGLESMGTFIYRTATAVDQNDILEALSAKMQHSRQVAETFKQTGLAESMYD; via the exons ATGGACGGGTTGCAGACAGAAAACGCTGGAGTTGGTGGCATCGGGGATAACGCGGAGGAAAAGTATCGCGCTCTAGCCTACGACACTGCCCTGAGCACTTTGGTGGCAGTGGCCGTGTATGTGGTGGTGAAAGTGAGCCTGGACGGCATCAGACAGTGGCGAGCCAGGATCTCGGTGCTCATCGTGGGTTCGGGACCCGTGGGGCTGACGGCCGCGCTGGTCGCTGTCCGCTCCGGGAAGGTGCTGAAACTGACCGTGCTGGATGAGAGGTACCGGACTGCCCTGCTCTGCCGGCCCCAGCAGATCGCTTTGGATCCCCGCAGCGTGAAGTTTCTGCTGGGACTCGGGGTGGACTTTGATAACATGGAGGGCTGCTGGCACAACGAGCATTTCTTCACCAGGATAGGCGTGTTTCAGGAGTACTTGCTGAGCATCctggagcagaaaaaacagaaggTGGACGTCAAGGTGCAGCTCGGCACCAAG ttCACAGAGGAATACCTACGCCGGATCCCACACAATGACTGGCCACGTGTGATTGTGGTGGCTGATGGGTCATGTGGTGACTCCTGCTCTGTACTGGGCATCAGCTCCGACTACACTGTGGAGTCCTGCCATGCCTACGGAGCTAATGCAACCATAGAGAGATTAGACCAGAGACAg GTGCCCACTCCTGAGATCCGTGCCCACAGCCTGTACTTTGACCTGTCCGCTTACGGAGTGGAGGCCCTCCGAGAGCACCGAAACCCCACGACCAAACCCGGCTTCCACTTGAAAATCTACGGCACCTTTAGAAACCGCTACATGGCCCTCGTCTGCCCCGCCTCTGACACCAAGATGGTTCGCTTCCTCAGGCACACAGCCAACTCCTCT ATCATGAAGAACATATTCCACCAGTCCTTCAATGCCTACAAGACGGACATAGAGCCTCGCCTCAACGATGTGACGCTCCACCACATGCAGTGCAGCCGTCGTCTCTTTGAGATTCAGTTGTCACACAGACGCATCAGCGCTGCCTACATAGAGGGGGACAATGTCGCCGTCACGGTGGAGGGGGAGGCGGCACGTGTGCTCAACTTTGACACGG GTTGTGGGGTGAATCTTGGAATGCGGGGTCTGGAGTCAATGGGAACGTTCATCTACCGGACAGCCACTGCTGTGGACCAGAATGATATTCTAGAGGCGCTGTCGGCTAAGATGCAGCACTCCAGGCAGGTGGCTGAGACCTTCAAGCAGACAGGCCTGGCTGAGTCGATGTATGACTGA
- the prpf18 gene encoding pre-mRNA-splicing factor 18 isoform X2, translated as MDILKAEIARKRKLLEEKQLVDDSKKFFKRSDLARKEQEDYFRRCGYKIDKKEEDEPSTSANPVLELELTEEKLPMTLSRQEVIRRLRERGEPIRLFGESDYDAFQRLRKIEILTPEVNKGLRNDLKAAMDKIDQQYLNEIVGGTESGELDTQHDLKVHEENTTIEELEALGKTLGTGDDHGDQDVIDKFLRFLLGVWAKDLNSREDHVKRSVQGKLASATHSQTESYLKPLFRKLRKKSLPADIKESITDIIKFMLEREYVKANDAYLQMAIGNAPWPIGVTMVGIHARTGREKIFSKHVAHVLNDETQRKYIQGLKRLMTICQKHFSTDPSKCVEYNAL; from the exons ATGGACATACTGAAAGCTGAGATCGCCAGGAAGAGGAAACTCCTCGAAGAAAAGCAGCTGGTTGAC GACTCCAAGAAATTTTTCAAGAGGTCTGATCTTGCACGCAAGGAACAAGAAGATTACTTCAGAAGATGTGGATATAAG ATTGATaaaaaggaggaagatgagCCATCCACCTCAGCTAATCCAGTGTTAGAGCTGGAACTGACAGAAGAGAAGCTGCCAATGACACTGTCACGACAGGAG GTAATTCGGCGGCTGAGAGAACGAGGGGAACCAATCCGACTGTTCGGAGAGTCTGACTATGATGCCTTCCAGAGACTCAGAAAGATTGAGATTCTGACCCCGGAAGTAAACAAG GGTTTGAGGAATGATCTGAAGGCAGCCATGGATAAGATCGACCAGCAGTACCTGAATGAGATTGTCGGGGGAACAGAGTCAGGAGAATTGGACACGCAGCACGACTTGAAAGTGCACGAAGAAAACACCACTATAGAAGAACTGGAG GCTCTTGGCAAAACCCTGGGAACAGGAGATGATCATGGAGACCAGGATGTTATTGACAAGTTTTTGAGG TTTCTTCTTGGTGTTTGGGCCAAAGATCTGAACAGCCGAGAGGACCACGTAAAACGCAGTGTTCAGGGCAAGCTGGCCAGCGCCACCCACTCACAGACTGAGTCTTACCTCAAACCTCTCTTCAGGAAGCTCAGGAAGAAG AGTTTACCAGCTGACATCAAAGAGTCAATCACAGACATCATTAAATTCATGTTGGAGAGGGAATATGTCAAG GCAAATGATGCATATCTGCAGATGGCCATTGGAAATGCTCCCTGGCCTATTGGTGTGACCATGGTGGGTATCCATGCCCGTACTGGGCGAGAAAAGATCTTCTCCAAACACGTGGCCCACGTTCTCAATgatgagacacagagaaaatacattcag GGACTGAAGAGGTTGATGACGATCTGCCAGAAACACTTCTCAACTGATCCATCAAAGTGTGTGGAGTACAACGCTCTTTAA
- the prpf18 gene encoding pre-mRNA-splicing factor 18 isoform X1 → MDILKAEIARKRKLLEEKQLVDDSKKFFKRSDLARKEQEDYFRRCGYKVQREPPESQIDKKEEDEPSTSANPVLELELTEEKLPMTLSRQEVIRRLRERGEPIRLFGESDYDAFQRLRKIEILTPEVNKGLRNDLKAAMDKIDQQYLNEIVGGTESGELDTQHDLKVHEENTTIEELEALGKTLGTGDDHGDQDVIDKFLRFLLGVWAKDLNSREDHVKRSVQGKLASATHSQTESYLKPLFRKLRKKSLPADIKESITDIIKFMLEREYVKANDAYLQMAIGNAPWPIGVTMVGIHARTGREKIFSKHVAHVLNDETQRKYIQGLKRLMTICQKHFSTDPSKCVEYNAL, encoded by the exons ATGGACATACTGAAAGCTGAGATCGCCAGGAAGAGGAAACTCCTCGAAGAAAAGCAGCTGGTTGAC GACTCCAAGAAATTTTTCAAGAGGTCTGATCTTGCACGCAAGGAACAAGAAGATTACTTCAGAAGATGTGGATATAAG GTTCAGAGAGAGCCTCCTGAGAGCCAG ATTGATaaaaaggaggaagatgagCCATCCACCTCAGCTAATCCAGTGTTAGAGCTGGAACTGACAGAAGAGAAGCTGCCAATGACACTGTCACGACAGGAG GTAATTCGGCGGCTGAGAGAACGAGGGGAACCAATCCGACTGTTCGGAGAGTCTGACTATGATGCCTTCCAGAGACTCAGAAAGATTGAGATTCTGACCCCGGAAGTAAACAAG GGTTTGAGGAATGATCTGAAGGCAGCCATGGATAAGATCGACCAGCAGTACCTGAATGAGATTGTCGGGGGAACAGAGTCAGGAGAATTGGACACGCAGCACGACTTGAAAGTGCACGAAGAAAACACCACTATAGAAGAACTGGAG GCTCTTGGCAAAACCCTGGGAACAGGAGATGATCATGGAGACCAGGATGTTATTGACAAGTTTTTGAGG TTTCTTCTTGGTGTTTGGGCCAAAGATCTGAACAGCCGAGAGGACCACGTAAAACGCAGTGTTCAGGGCAAGCTGGCCAGCGCCACCCACTCACAGACTGAGTCTTACCTCAAACCTCTCTTCAGGAAGCTCAGGAAGAAG AGTTTACCAGCTGACATCAAAGAGTCAATCACAGACATCATTAAATTCATGTTGGAGAGGGAATATGTCAAG GCAAATGATGCATATCTGCAGATGGCCATTGGAAATGCTCCCTGGCCTATTGGTGTGACCATGGTGGGTATCCATGCCCGTACTGGGCGAGAAAAGATCTTCTCCAAACACGTGGCCCACGTTCTCAATgatgagacacagagaaaatacattcag GGACTGAAGAGGTTGATGACGATCTGCCAGAAACACTTCTCAACTGATCCATCAAAGTGTGTGGAGTACAACGCTCTTTAA
- the cpt1b gene encoding carnitine O-palmitoyltransferase 1, muscle isoform isoform X2 translates to MSSSTKVWLSLVKMFSGRRPLLYSFQASLPRLPVPSVVDTIQRYLESVRPLLDSEKYNQMEILANAFKDSEAAQLQRYLIIKSWWATNYVSDWWEEYIYLRGRGPIMVNSNFYIMDLLYMTPTHRQAARAGNVVHAMLQYRRKLERGEHAPLRALGTVPMCSTQMERMFNTTRIPGIETDIVQHLTDRKHLVVYHKGRFFQLWLYTGGRHLLPSELETQFQRILNDTSEPQPGELKLAALTAGNRVPWARARIKYFSQGVNKVSLDAIESAAFFLALDDEPQGYDPAKTNSLDSYAKSLLHGKCYDRWFDKSFTLISYPNGKMGVNVEHSWADAPIVGHMWEYVLATDCLHLGYTEEGHCKGDVNKGLPYPTRLQWQIPKECQEVIETSYLSAKQIADDVDFHGYVFADFGKGLIKKCRTSPDAFIQLALQLAQFRDKGVFCLTYESSMTRMFRDGRTETVRSCTSEAVAFVRAMEDAGATKTQRLALFRKAADKHQNMYRLAMTGAGIDRHLFCLYIVSKYLGVDSPFLTQVLSEPWKLSTSQTPQQQLNLVDINKFPKYVGAGGGFGPVADDGYGVSYIIVGENLITFHISSKFSSPDTDSYQFGQHIQKAMIDIQALFKPENDKKTVEHAKHVQLENGKKHI, encoded by the exons ATGAGCTCATCCACCAAAGTGTGGTTG AGCCTGGTGAAGATGTTCTCTGGACGCAGGCCACTACTTTACAGCTTCCAGGCCTCCTTACCCAGACTCCCTGTTCCCAGTGTGGTTGATACAATTCAGAGG TACCTTGAGTCAGTTCGTCCTCTGCTGGACAGTGAAAAGTACAATCAAATGGAGATTTTGGCCAATGCCTTTAAAGATTCCGAGGCAGCCCAGCTCCAGAGATATTTAATCATAAAATCCTGGTGGGCAACAAATTAC GTAAGTGATTGGTGGGAGGAGTACATCTACCTCAGGGGCAGGGGCCCTATCATGGTCAACAGTAACTTCTATATAATG GACCTCTTGTACATGACTCCAACACATCGACAGGCTGCACGGGCAGGAAATGTGGTCCATGCCATGCTGCAGTACAGACGCAAACTGGAGCGTGGTGAACATGCACCG CTGAGGGCTTTGGGGACTGTTCCTATGTGTTCCACTCAGATGGAGAGGATGTTTAACACCACCCGCATCCCTGGCATTGAAACAG ATATTGTGCAGCACCTGACTGACCGAAAGCACCTGGTTGTGTACCATAAGGGCCGGTTCTTCCAATTGTGGTTGTACACTGGAGGACGCCACCTTTTACCCAGTGAACTTGAGACACAGTTTCAAAGGATTCTCAATGATACATCAGAGCCACAACCTGGGGAACTTAAATTAGCTGCCCTGACTGCAGGAAACag AGTTCCCTGGGCGCGGGCTCGGATTAAATATTTCAGCCAGGGAGTGAACAAAGTGTCCCTGGATGCCATTGAGTCAGCTGCCTTCTTCCTGGCGTTAGATGACGAACCACAGGGTTATGACCCTGCAAAGACCAATTCGCTTGACAGTTATGCCAAGTCCCTGCTTCATGGAAAATGTTATGACAG gtGGTTTGACAAGTCTTTCACCCTGATCTCTTATCCAAATGGAAAAATGGGTGTAAATGTTGAACATTCTTGGGCTGATGCACCAATTGTAGGACATATGTGGGAG tATGTCCTTGCAACAGACTGCTTACATCTCGGCTACACAGAGGAGGGACACTGCAAAGGAGATGTGAACAAGGGCCTGCCTTATCCCACTCGACTACAGTGGCAGATTCCAAAGGAG TGCCAAGAAGTCATTGAGACTTCATACCTATCAGCCAAACAGATAGCTGATGATGTGGACTTCCATGGCTATGTGTTTGCTGACTTTGGAAAAGGCCTGATCAAGAAGTGCAGGACCAGCCCTGATGCCTTTATTCAGCTGGCCCTGCAGTTGGCACAGTTCAGG GACAAGGGAGTGTTCTGCTTGACGTATGAGTCATCAATGACTCGTATGTTCAGAGATGGTCGGACAGAGACAGTACGCTCCTGCACCTCTGAAGCTGTTGCATTTGTCAGAGCCATGGAGGATGCAGGTGCAACG AAAACCCAGAGACTTGCCCTGTTTCGGAAGGCAGCAGATAAGCATCAAAACATGTACCGCTTGGCCATGACTGGTGCTGGTATCGACCGTCACCTCTTCTGTCTCTACATAGTGTCCAAATATCTTGGTGTTGACTCACCATTTCTTACACAG GTGCTTTCAGAGCCGTGGAAGTTGTCCACCAGCCAGACCCCTCAGCAGCAGCTCAACTTAGTTGACATCAACAAGTTCCCTAAATATGTGGGTGCAGGTGGTGGATTTGGCCCA GTGGCTGATGATGGTTATGGTGTATCTTATATTATTGTTGGGGAAAACCTCATCACATTCCACATCTCCAGCAAATTCTCCAGCCCTGACACA GACTCGTACCAGTTTGGTCAGCACATTCAGAAGGCCATGATTGACATCCAAGCACTTTTCAAGcctgaaaatgataaaaagacaGTGGAGCACGCAAAGCATGTGCAGCTGGAAAATGGGAAAAAGCACATATAA